One part of the Vitis riparia cultivar Riparia Gloire de Montpellier isolate 1030 chromosome 15, EGFV_Vit.rip_1.0, whole genome shotgun sequence genome encodes these proteins:
- the LOC117931602 gene encoding uncharacterized membrane protein At1g16860-like encodes MNDLSNASSIQSHCYSCKPIPSQVLYVLVPLFFTGLAVSIFILIAVHNAFLFVSLLCLSALVAAFLIWNTVNWRRSRALFCYLRSFPDSDLRLARHGQLVKITGLVSCGNISLESSYEKATRCIYTSTLLYEYRGLGLKLADAKVPCFGWGLAYYERFSTDFYITDSKSGIRALVKAGSGSRVTPLIVESRLVNTTRKCRFLSSHFKKWLAERNISGQARLLRLEEGYVKEGSSMAVIGMLHRDNDALTIVQPPELLSTGCLWRKLLLPVDIDGVILGVPEMVGPVANPPSSMQQWEH; translated from the exons atgAACGACCTCTCAAATGCTTCTTCAATCCAGAGCCATTGCTACAGTTGCAAGCCAATTCCATCGCAAGTTCTCTATGTTCTGGTGCCTCTCTTCTTCACCGGCTTGGCGGTCTCAATCTTCATCCTCATTGCTGTTCACAATGCCTTCTTATTCGTCTCTCTCCTCTGTCTCTCAGCTCTCGTCGCTGCTTTTCTCATCTGGAACACCGTCAACTGGAGGCGGAGCAGAGCGCTCTTTTGCTATCTCCGTTCTTTCCCCGACTCCGACCTCCGCCTCGCTCGTCACGGCCAGCTCGTTAAAATTACCGGG CTAGTATCATGTGGGAACATCTCCCTGGAATCTTCATACGAAAAGGCTACCCGATGTATTTATACATCTACTCTTTTGTATGAATACCGAGGACTTGGTTTGAAGCTTGCAGATGCTAAAGTGCCATGCTTTGGATGGGGGTTAGCATATTATGAG AGGTTCTCCACAGACTTTTACATCACTGATAGTAAGTCGGGCATCAGAGCTTTGGTGAAAGCTGGCTCAGGCTCAAGAGTCACTCCCCTGATCGTTGAGAGCAGACTGGTAAACACCACAAGAAAATGCAGATTTCTGTCTTCtcacttcaagaaatggctagcaGAGCGAAACATCTCAGGCCAAGCTCGTCTATTGCGTCTAGAAGAAGG GTATGTCAAGGAAGGCAGCTCCATGGCTGTAATCGGAATGTTGCATAGGGATAATGACGCATTGACGATTGTTCAACCCCCAGAGCTCCTCTCTACAGGATGCCTATGGCGAAAGCTTCTTCTCCCAGTTGATATTGATGGGGTGATTCTGGGGGTTCCTGAGATGGTTGGCCCAGTGGCCAACCCCCCAAGTTCCATGCAACAGTGGGAACATTAA
- the LOC117931521 gene encoding homeobox-leucine zipper protein ATHB-7 codes for MNLNEMLGGEDYKYSPMAAVDDESLARLNSIATARKKKEKNKRRFSDEQIRLLESMFESETKLEPRKKLQVAKELGLQPRQVAIWFQNKRARWKSKQLERDYSILRGNYNSLVSRFESLKKEKQALVIQLQKLNEMVQQSGGAKQDSEQRLVQNSAESEADNRDNGNCESEVKPNLSLERSEHGGGVLSDDDSSIRADYFVMEEEPSLLTMVEPVDGCLTSPEDWGSWDSECVFDQSSGSYQWWDFWG; via the exons ATGAATCTGAATGAGATGTTAGGTGGGGAGGATTATAAGTATTCTCCCATGGCAGCAGTGGATGATGAGTCTTTGGCTCGTCTGAATTCAATTGCAACCGCcagaaagaagaaggaaaagaacaaGAGGAGGTTCAGTGATGAACAGATTAGATTATTGGAATCCATGTTTGAGTCTGAGACAAAGCTTGAACCCCGAAAGAAGCTGCAGGTGGCGAAGGAGCTGGGCTTGCAGCCACGGCAGGTTGCGATATGGTTTCAGAATAAGAGAGCTAGGTGGAAGTCAAAGCAGCTGGAGCGGGACTACAGTATACTGAGAGGGAATTACAACAGTCTGGTTTCTCGGTTTGAATCCTTGAAGAAGGAGAAGCAGGCCCTGGTTATACAG CTACAGAAGTTGAACGAGATGGTACAGCAGTCTGGAGGGGCAAAACAAGATTCTGAGCAGCGGCTAGTACAGAACAGTGCTGAGAGTGAAGCAGACAACAGAGACAATGGCAATTGTGAATCTGAAGTGAAGCCCAACTTGTCGTTGGAGAGATCAGAACATGGAGGAGGTGTCCTTTCGGACGATGATAGCAGCATAAGGGCCGACTACTTTGTGATGGAAGAAGAGCCCAGCCTTCTGACCATGGTGGAACCTGTTGATGGTTGCTTGACATCACCGGAAGATTGGGGCAGTTGGGACTCTGAGTGTGTGTTTGATCAGTCTAGTGGTAGTTATCAGTGGTGGGATTTCTGGGGTTGA